One Podospora pseudopauciseta strain CBS 411.78 chromosome 4, whole genome shotgun sequence genomic window, ATCACTAGATCCAACCCACCATGGAAGGAGGCTACCAAAACCTCACTTGCAGTTCTGGAAGCTTGCCTTCCATACATCCGCACTGCTGACCTCCCTCGCCCCATCATACAACACATCTGGGagaccatcatctccatcgCCAACGGCATCATCAGCGCCGACTACCCCGACGCCCCTCCCGGCACCGACATCCTCGCCGACCAAACCTTTGACATTTCCTCCTTCCGCAAACTCCGCgagctcatcatccccgcCCTCGGCGCAGAAGTCATCCTCGACGCCACACGCAAGTCCTACGCGGAAGGTCTCTTCAGGACATCCATCATCCACGCCCCCGCTCCCGCCGAGGCCTCCATCATCTACGGCAACAGCAACGAAGGCCTGACCACGCTCTACAGGTCCCGCCCAGGCCGCACCATTGACCCCCCGCCAACAAAACGGACCCTCATGGCGGAGGTTTGTTTGGATGAGTTGTTCTCCCTAGTGGAACAACACGACGAAACTTCCCCGCCAGAGATCAGCACCGAACCCCCCACCTTTCCATCTTCTGACACCGCCTCACCGGAAACATCCCACGATTTATCCGTCCGACTCTCCCAGACCGTCTCGCCCTATCTCATCTTGAGGTGCGCGCTAAGCATAAGGGCTTACATAGCCGACCAGCCCCTCCGGGGGCGCATGCCGCAGCCCCTGTCGCAGAGAAAGGAACTTGGTCGTATCCTCCGGGCGTTGGTCGACCTCAAGTCTGAGCCGGACGCGATTCCCGACACCCCCAACGTGGACTCAGAGACGAGGAAACATTTGCTGAGGTTGTACCCCCTTTTGGTGAGCGCCATTCAAGTTGCCGGTACGGCAGGTGATGAAAAGGTTTTGAAGCTAGTCAGAGAGGCGCtggatgttgttggtggagagcTGGGTGTCTaattctttttctctttctaGTTGGCAAATGTAGACAAAATGGTAATTCTCACTTTTCTCATCGTTTCTTGTGATTCATGATTCTCTATTTTTGTCTCTTCCTACACCTCTAATACTGAGTAGAAAGTTGTGCGTCCTTACTTTGTACAACTAAACAAAACGTCAACCCTATCATACCATCATTTCACCATGCCTTTTTTTCGCTGTGGAAAACCAACCCATCCTATCCGCTTCGATGTGGCCCATCACCGCCTACAAGAAACAATTAAGCCCCATACTCATACACCAGTGCCCTCAACGTTGCCCTCAACCtagccgcctcctccttgggaTCCTTGGGGGGCGGCTGCTCCAGAAATTTCTTCACCTCTTGCATCAACTTCTTATCCGCATTCAGTTCCTTAAACTTCCCCTTCTTGCCATGGCCATCCTAGGCCTTaacctcctgctgctcctgcaacaacttcctcgcctgcgccgcctccaaccccttctgCTGCCCCTCACTAACCTTCCCATACACCCCCATGGCAGTAGCAATCATgccccccaaatcccccacattccccggcaccaccaccgcggtCCCCTCCTTGGCCAGCTTCCCAAACGCATCCACATACTTCTCCGCCACACTCAAACTAACCGCATTCTGCGCCGCCCCTTGTCCGTCCTGAATCGCCTTGGCCACCGCCTCAATACCTGCGGCCGTGGCCTTTGCCCTCAGCAAGATCGCCTCAGCCTCACCCATAGCCTTGTTGATCTTCTCCGCCTTGAGAGCCTCCGACGCAAGAATAGCAGATTGTTTCTGACCCTCGGCAATGTTGATAGCCGATTGCCTCTGACCTTCGGAATCAAGAATTTCGGCGCGCTTGGAACGCTCGGCGGTCACCTGGCGGTGCATGGCTTCCACGACGGGCTTAGGGGCGTGGATGTCGCGGATTTCGTAGCGGAGGCAGGTGACGCCCCAGGCTTGGGCAGCCTCGTTAATGGCGGccgtgatgttgatgttgagggcGGCGCGCTCCTTGAGGACGTGGTCGAGGGTGAGCTGGCCGATTTCGGAACGCATTGTTGTTTGGGCTAGTTGGGAGATCGCGTACTCGGCGTCTTCTACTCCATAgcttttgggggaggggggttagtgATGAGAGTaaaaaggagggaggggagggggacatACCTGGCCTTGTATGCGTCAAAGACTCTGGTGTACAAGACACCGTCGAGCTCGAGGGTGACATTGTCGGCTGTGATGGCGGATTGGGAGGGGATCTCGATGGCGACTTCCTTGAGGGACTTGACGTAGGCGATCCGATCGATAAACGGTATCAGGATTGCCAGGCCGGGTTGAAGGATTCTATTGAACTTGCCCATGCGCTCGACGATCCAGGCGGTTTGCTGGGGGACGAAGCGGATGATTGTGTTCATTGGGAGGGAAGCTCGCTGCTGGAAGTATGTTGGGGGaaagccgccgccgaggccgcTGCTCGCTGGGAGGCGGCTTGGAGATGTGTTTCGGAGGGCATTTCGGGGGCTTGCCGAGAGTGGTCGGGACTGGTGCTGGGAGCTGAGAActggtgatgaggagtgTACGAGCGCTTGGCGAGCGATGAGGGGGAGAGCTCGTGGGACTGTTGGGGCCGCGAGGGCACGGCGTGCTAGTGTGAGTGACATGTTTACGGTGTGCCCGATCTAATTACATATGCTGGTGGATaacaaagagaaaaagagagaactGATGATCTGGTGTTCGTCTGCTTCGGTGGATGGAGTTGGGAACTGGTGGGACGTGAGAGAAGCTCCAGAAGATGCGAATGGCAAGACGTCAGTCGCTTGCTGTCATTGGTCACAAGGGAGCTGCATCCTGGTTACTTTGGTGGGGTCGCTTTTCGGGCGGCAAGCACAGACCATGTTGCGATAATCAGGCCGGCAGGGGTCGCCAGCCTCAAGATCTTATCTCAATTGAACAAAATAGGTACACAAATCCATCAGCTGATGGTTGTTGGATGTTTCCAGGCCTGCCAGGCGATAAACGACTGGAATACTGCGAGCATGAGACTGAGCACCCCGACGACTGCCGGGATTATCAACGCCAATCCAGCCACCAAGAAAACGTTCCTCTCTGTCGTCTGCCACTTGATCCATTTCTCAAACTTGGTTCAAGGAGGTCGATTACGAACCAGATCATGCAGAAGGGTAAGCCTGTCGCCCCAATAGCTGTACACGAAGTCCTCGGTGCCATCCTTGAGCATTTTGTAGCCTTCGTGAATTGCACCTGAAGGATCAAAATCCTTTTTTCTTGACAAGCTGCTCCAAGATTGCCATTGACCTCGCATCATCGTAACGGAACAGTATCGACTGTATAGAATGTAGCGTTTCAGCAAGCAGCCGTGGGCTCAGCGTTCCCCTAGTTGTGTTAGTAAATAGTCTATTCCTGTTTTCCTTCAAGGGACCATACTTCTCAAGAGCACTTCCAATTCCTGCCTCTTTAGAGCTGTCAGTAGGTCCCCACATATCCAAATGGGCCTTTGATGTAGGAGGCGTGATGAAACAAATAAACGATCCGATGTTCAGGATCAAAGAGAAGCTGGTTTGCCAGATTGTCTGTTGGTCGAAACTCAATTCCCAGGCGATCTCGCAACTTCCATGTTTCCAGGGCTTTCTTCTCCCTGAGAACCTCTTCCATGCGTCCTTTCCTTTCCGCAGGCGCCTGTGGAAAACATTTGATGCCGAAATCCATGATGCTTTTGTCAGCTAGCCTCGAGGGCTGCTCATATCCGCCGATGGTGTAATTGGGTCTCTCAGagtcggtggtgttggagtcAATCATCAACAATGCTTGAACCGCAAACCTAACAGCATCTTCTAATTACCGCGGGGAGTAATGGTGCGGCAAACAGTCTTGCTTTATGATTTCCTTGGTTGTATTTAACGTAAGTTTATTGTCCGTTTCAGGGCTCCGGATGGTTGACAAAATCGAACCATGAGTGATCAGTTGTCTCAACAAGTGTGAAGGATTATCAATCTCCACAATGTGGCTTCCGGTTGCGGTGCTGAACAGTCTATCGTAGACCCCGAAGTAGGCCGGAAAGTCGCCATGTTTTCCGAGCACACTACCGGCAATCTGGTTTTTATAGCTATCAGTCGACATTTGGTGGTTTGTTAAGTTTCTGgtaaaaaaggggggaagtATGGAATATGACAAATCAGACCTACGGTTTACCACTTTCCAAGCATGCATGCACAGCCACTCCCTGGGGTTCTTCCCATGACAGACTACAAGGCTCACCACAAAACAATTGGCACAGTTAACCCATATCAGATTGTTGTGAACAATGCCGTAGAGTATAATCATGAGGCCTCTCAGGATAGGTACAGAATAGGCCTTTAGAAATACTCAAAAGGCCGATTAATTTGCTTTTAATGTATGGTTGATAAACCGGAATATGGTAGGGGTTGACTTCCTTTTGGTGTGCTaattattttgtggtgagggtgactACCCAAAGCACTTTGTCTCTTCCAAACCCCTCATTTTCCCCCAACTGATTTTCTTTTCAATTCAACCCAGCTTTCATCGAATCCCTACCCCTCCATTGTAACCACCGCTTTCTGAGAACACATGATTTTCACAGTTTTCGTGTCGAATCGTGAACAAGTTCTTCTCCGCGCGGAGTAGCCCCTTATGGCGGATGTTGATGTCGCACAGGCACTACCCAATTTTGCACACATGGGTATCAATTCATTGGATGATCCATCCCAAATTCGATACCTGTAGCTCGACCTGATAATAGTACTGCGTCAAGACCATACGGCCTCAATGCTCCGATTGCACATCTATACTCAGGTCAAGAGCAGGACCACAATTGTTTCGCTGACGCACTAGCAACACGTCCTGTTGTACCAAATCCACCAGCAAGCAATACTGTCACGTCCCACGACGGCCCAGCGACTGCCCCGCATATCAGCGACTGACATTCTCCAGTAACAGACAATTCCTACGACCTTACTTACCCTATACCCGGACTGAAAGGCGAACTGCGATACCCCAAAGCTAAAGTTGAATGTGGCCGGTGGACTGCAGCGCAGTACAATGAAAGGTTCAAGTTCGTCACCGAAGAAATGAATCGAGCAGTCAACTCCCACCCCGATCTCCGAGATCATGCCAGGTCCATCAGTTACACACacgagatggtgggaagCTCGCCAGCAGCCGCTCGACCCTGTATAATAATTGTGTTTAGCTCCAGGGAACACTTCAAACCCTTTGAGCAGCTCTTCAACGATCGCCTCAAAAGTCCCCTCTACTGCAGCAAACCACCTCTGGCAAACCCGACTCCGCGGCCAAAAGGGCAGCGTAGCACCGGTGCCACCGTTCGAACTTATATACTACTGCTACCTGGTTAAAGCAAAGGTGCGAGCACCAGTAACAGTCCCAGTCCAATTACGGCAGCAATATGGTCTGGAGCCAGAGTTCAGTCTGGATCACAAGCGGCGACATTGGGTTTGACTGTCGGAGTTGGCAATCTGATCGGTGTGATGACGGTTGACCACATCTTCCCACGTGATTCACAATGCGTCGAGCTGGACGACATGGAGGACGAGATGGACGAAATCGCGTCTTTCAACATCCCTGATGATTCTGACAACAACTCGGAAAATAAATCAATAGATGGTTCAAATCCTTCATCCGTTGATAGCGAGGACGCGGCTGAGATCGGGGCGCTTTGGACTGAAACTGACGCCGAGTATCTGGACGActatgacgatgacgatctTCATAGCGAAGATGTCtctgttgtcgtcgtcgagaaTTACGAAAGTCATGATTTGACCTGGGAGAGgatctcaccaccacatctgCTCTCATGCCGGGAGGCATACGTGGACTGGTCACTGTCAAAGCCTTCGAATCACCCAATGTCCCCACGTCCCAACCTCTACCGACCCCCATATCAGGGGCCACAAGGTCAGCCTGCATGCACTGGCAGCGGCTCCTCGATTTCATGGCGTCCTTGTATACATGATGTCTTGCATCCGAGGAGTCCTTTCTGGAAGACTCTTGGACAAGGTGGCCATGATTGGTTCCGGACCTGGGCGAGATCTGTGTGAGGCTTGGACGATCATGCTGGATTCGAAATACCATAAGCTACACATCTCAACGAACCCGTACATTCGTGCTGTTTTCTTCCCATAGAAGCCTTAGATGGGGAGTCTAGTTcgctcatcatcgtcaagaAACTCATCAGATTTACGGCCATCTCGTCGGCTTCGATCCTTGTGGTAGCGGATAGATCGCGCCGATGGTCAAGATCTTTTCTCGAATCTAGACTCGGTTTGGGGTGGATGCAGTCCATTTGTATGAGCCACCCACTGACCTGCCTACTGACATGAAGCCATCCACACCAATCCAAAGCCGCGAAACAGGCGAAGTTTTACTTGACGCCATTGAAATACCGCTACCGGGGGTGTCATTTTTGCCGCAGATCTCAGCTTCCACTCGAGATCTTGAAGTCAATGAGAAGGGGCCAGCCCGTGAGCAAGACGAAGCGCAGGTCCCAAGCCCAGCGGCAATCAATTTTATGGAGGAGACCTCCGGAATGATGTCCATGGCCCACACTACACCGCAGCAACATGCACGGATAACCCCTACTCCTCAAGTGTCGGCAGTGTCCCATAAACCCACTTCCGCCTTCATTGATGCACCAATACAGTTGTCAGACGCCCTGATGAAATCTATGGTTGAATCCTGGGGTGGAAGCTGGTTTTTGTCAAAAAGCAGATTGCCAGCTATCCTGAACATCCCGACTGTCATTTCCAGGGAAATTGGGTTCTGGTTTTGGAAGATATACTGCCAAAAACTGAGCAATATTCCTTTCCCTATCTTCTACATTCACTCCCCTCAGTCTTCCAATGAACATCAAGCATCCAAGCGCAGACAGAAAATAGAAATCGAAAATAAAACGGGcggtaaaataaaggtacTTTGGTACTTGGCGAAGTAGCTACATCGAACTTGTATTTCCAGGCTCTCAAGCGGAATGATCATGAAGCATAACTCTTTGCATGTCTGGGCATACAAAGCCGAAATCATGATTATATGTACTATCGGAAGGAATGCGTTTTGCTGAGGATTTAGCTGAACGACTGGATGACGCTTGGATGCCCGTGTACGTttgtaccaccaccaataaCGATGTTTCGAACATGCGCAACTAGCGCCAGCCGTTAAGGCGCCAACCCCATCAAATGCCTAACATGCGAGGTTAATGATCTACACATCGAAACCGCCTTCAAGGGTCAGCATCACATCAAGCCCACAGGGACTCTCGCTAATCGCCTCGATAATTGCTTATAATAGGTGTCAAACAACAGTATGGGGTTCAAACTTAGTCAATTGGTTGGTTGTCTTGGGGAGAGAGGTGCAGGTGGCTGGCCAACCAAGGCAGGTTCGCAAGtagagggttagggtctgCCTTTCTCCAGCCGGTGATTCAATTTTTTAACAAGAGCAGTAAGATATAGACAGCTACAGTCGAATACAAAGTAGGTTACGACAAGATTAGTTGCAGGGTCCACatggggtttttttttgcgcAAGTTGGGTGAAGTTGGCTTGCGCAACGATACATGACATTGGGTTATACTTTTATTCATAACCACATTAGATAGCGGACAGGCCAGGAGCGCCAATAACCCCCTTTTTTACCTGCGCTAAGCAAGGCGGATCGGAAGGAACTTCCCCTATAATTATAAGAAGGTCAGAGAAACTTTGGGCTCGAGCTTCCAGTTTCGACGTGAGCTATATCAAAACCTGAACGGTTAGGCAACGACGGTTGGACCTGATCGGGTTCCAATTGGAGGACCATCCGATATCGCGACCAATCGCCAACGGTGGCTTCGCTGTAGAAATGTGCCTACCCCGCTCAATCAAGCTCGGAAGCTGAGTTGCTGCGTGCTCTCATTATTTCTTCTTCCATCATCCCCGCTCCCAGTATTTCTGACGACGAGCTAAACTCTACCTCAGAGCGCCATACTCAACTCTATATCGGAACTGCCATTTCAGAGCTACCTTAGATGATGTCCAAGCGACCATTAAGTACGGAAAACAGTGGCAATACTACGGCCGAAAGTAGAAAGAGGGGGAGAATAGCTTCTGATGATTTGGAGACATCGGGAGCCAATATCTCTCGACAAGGAGCGAATTCGGAGTATACAGTCGGCTGGATTTGCGCTCTAACTACGGAATCTGTAGCAGCCCGAGCCTTCCTCGATGAAGAATACGGCGGCCTTGAAGCAGTCGCCCAGCACGACAACAATAGCTATATCTTGGGCAAGATCGGCAGTCACAATGTCGTAATTGCCGTCCTGCCTGATGCAGAATATGGCACAACGTCCGCGGCGGCAGTAGCCCGAGACATGCTTCACAGCTTTCCGAACGTACGCATTGGATTGATGGTCGGCATCGGAGGTGGTGCGCCTAGTCGGAAGCGTGATATCCGACTCGGGGATGTAATAGTCAGCAGTCCCTGTGGCGGGAAAGGCGGCGTATTCCAGTACGACTTTGGCAAGACCATTCAGGATCAGACGTTCCAAGAGACTGCATTCTTGGACCAACCACCCACGGTGCTGCGGGCAGCTGTAAGCACGCTCAAAGGCACATACGATATGAAGGGCCACCAGCTTGTGGCCGATGTGGAAATGGCAttgaagaagatcaagaagcgGAAAAAGTACAGAAAACCTACTCCAGCAAGCGATAGATTATACAGATCCGACGTTATACATCCTTCGCACTCGTCTGAAAGCTGCGAGATCACATGCGGTAATGACGAGGCCAACTTGGTGGTCCGAGATAAacgagatgaagaggacgacgatCCCGCAATTCACTACGGCTTAATTGCCAGCGGAAACCAACTGATGAAGGATGCGCGTATCCGGGACAAGTTAGCGGATGAAAAGGGGGTTCTTTGCTTCGAGATGGAGGCGGCCGGTTTAATGAACCATTTCCCGTGCCTAGTGATCCGCGGGATATGCGACTACTCCGACTCGCACAAGAACAAGGATTGGCAAGGATATGCGGCAATGATGGCAGCGGCGTATGCGAAGGATCTCCTGCGTCAGATCCCGTCTAATAAggtcgaggaagagaggaggatTGGCGAAGTGGTTGATTCACGTTAGTAGTGCAGCTCCAATTATAGAATGTCATCTAACTATGAGCAGTCCAAGAGGGCCTGGGATGCCTACACCAGACGACGAATGAGACCAAAGCTGAGGTCGAAACTATGAGACGCAATCATCACCTCGCTGAAGTTGAGAGATGGCTCCGCCCACCCGACGCATCGACTAACTTCAATGAAGCGAGAAGAAAATGGCACGAAGGGTCTGGGCTATGGTTCCTCGATAGCCCTGCCTTCAATGAGTGGAAGTGTGGATCACATCATCTGTGGCTTCACGGCTTAGCAGGATGTGGCAAAACTGTCCTTAGTGCGACGATAATGGATCATCTCCAGAAGAGGAACGATTGCATAGTCCTGCAATTCTACTTCGATTTCAACGACACTTCGAAACAGAAGGTGGACGGCATGTTGCGCTCTCTTGTCTTTCAGCTCTACAAATTAGGATCTAGTTCTAAGGAGCTTGACAGCCTATACCAATCCCACTTCGACTACCAGAGACAGCCAGACAATCCAAGTTTAACAAAAACACTCCATGCAATGATGAAGGACTCGAAAAATACTTATCTAGTCATGGATGCACTAGACGAGTGCACAGAGAGAGGGGAACTGCTCCAGTGGATGATGGAATTCTTCAAAGCGCCCGACCTAGGCCATGTTCGTATGATCGCCACTGGCCGGCCAGATGAAGAGTTTCTGAGACGTATTCCCGGTTGGATAGGTAAAAACAACTGTTTGCAACTCGATAAAGAGGCTGTCAACGCCGACATACGCTCCTATGTCACGGCAAAGCTTGAGCAGAGTCCCGATTTCTTGGAAAAGGAACTGTCTCAGGATCTTCGCGAACGGATTCGGAATGAAGTCGGAGATAGGGCTGACGGGATGTGGGTTTCCTCCCCGGCTGTCCATATAGCTAAACGAATATCTAACATTTAGCATAGGTTCAGATGGGCAGCATGTCAATTGGCCAGCCTTGCAAAATGTATGAGTCCCAGGGATATCGAAACAGCTCTTAAGACTTTGCCCGGGGATCTCAATGAGACATATCAGCGCATGCTCCAAAACATACCAGCAAACCTTAAGAAGGATGCTATACGTCTCCTACAGTTCCTTGTCCACGGCAAGCGGCCGTTGACGCTACATGAGGCCGTAGAGGTAATAGCTACACAGACGGATGAGGAGCCACGAGGCTTCGACCTAAAGCGCAGGCTTTTTCGCGGTGACGATATTCTACAGTACTGCCCCAGTCTAGTGTCGGTTATTGATGTCTTAGCTTATAACGGGGCTAGAAAAGAGCTCCACCTTGCCCATTTCTCAGTCAAAGAGTATCTTCTGAAGGAAGGGCAGTTTGGTCTACCTCTTGCTAGCATTGTCATTACCAGGACTTGTTTGACATACCTTACGGATATTGAGGGTAGATGGTGGGAAATTAAGAAGAGATTTGCGATGGCGAAATATGCGGCGAACTATTGGATGGACTATGCCGCTTTGGCGGAAAGATCAGAAGACGTTGTTCAAATGAGTATCAAGTTTTTACAGGACGAGTCGACTTTTCAGCGGTGGGTTCAGCTGTACCAGGCGGACAATATGCTGA contains:
- the SLP2 gene encoding Synaptotagmin-like protein 2 (MEROPS:MER0192051; COG:C; EggNog:ENOG503NX7K) encodes the protein MSLTLARRALAAPTVPRALPLIARQALVHSSSPVLSSQHQSRPLSASPRNALRNTSPSRLPASSGLGGGFPPTYFQQRASLPMNTIIRFVPQQTAWIVERMGKFNRILQPGLAILIPFIDRIAYVKSLKEVAIEIPSQSAITADNVTLELDGVLYTRVFDAYKASYGVEDAEYAISQLAQTTMRSEIGQLTLDHVLKERAALNINITAAINEAAQAWGVTCLRYEIRDIHAPKPVVEAMHRQVTAERSKRAEILDSEGQRQSAINIAEGQKQSAILASEALKAEKINKAMGEAEAILLRAKATAAGIEAVAKAIQDGQGAAQNAVSLSVAEKYVDAFGKLAKEGTAVVVPGNVGDLGGMIATAMGVYGKVSEGQQKGLEAAQARKLLQEQQEVKA
- a CDS encoding hypothetical protein (COG:S; EggNog:ENOG503Q41T); this encodes MSKRPLSTENSGNTTAESRKRGRIASDDLETSGANISRQGANSEYTVGWICALTTESVAARAFLDEEYGGLEAVAQHDNNSYILGKIGSHNVVIAVLPDAEYGTTSAAAVARDMLHSFPNVRIGLMVGIGGGAPSRKRDIRLGDVIVSSPCGGKGGVFQYDFGKTIQDQTFQETAFLDQPPTVLRAAVSTLKGTYDMKGHQLVADVEMALKKIKKRKKYRKPTPASDRLYRSDVIHPSHSSESCEITCGNDEANLVVRDKRDEEDDDPAIHYGLIASGNQLMKDARIRDKLADEKGVLCFEMEAAGLMNHFPCLVIRGICDYSDSHKNKDWQGYAAMMAAAYAKDLLRQIPSNKVEEERRIGEAVQEGLGCLHQTTNETKAEVETMRRNHHLAEVERWLRPPDASTNFNEARRKWHEGSGLWFLDSPAFNEWKCGSHHLWLHGLAGCGKTVLSATIMDHLQKRNDCIVLQFYFDFNDTSKQKVDGMLRSLVFQLYKLGSSSKELDSLYQSHFDYQRQPDNPSLTKTLHAMMKDSKNTYLVMDALDECTERGELLQWMMEFFKAPDLGHVRMIATGRPDEEFLRRIPGWIGKNNCLQLDKEAVNADIRSYVTAKLEQSPDFLEKELSQDLRERIRNEVGDRADGMWHRFRWAACQLASLAKCMSPRDIETALKTLPGDLNETYQRMLQNIPANLKKDAIRLLQFLVHGKRPLTLHEAVEVIATQTDEEPRGFDLKRRLFRGDDILQYCPSLVSVIDVLAYNGARKELHLAHFSVKEYLLKEGQFGLPLASIVITRTCLTYLTDIEGRWWEIKKRFAMAKYAANYWMDYAALAERSEDVVQMSIKFLQDESTFQRWVQLYQADNMLTRAPGSRQELRLYYACLGGLAAVSRALIDGDADVNAQGGDCGNALQAAVNGGHRDTVQLLLDRGADVNAQGDDYGNALQAAVNGGHRDIIQLLLDRGADVNAQGGWYANALYAAVNGSHRDIIQLLLDRGADVNAQGGRYGNALQAASKGGHRDIVQLLLDRGADVNGKGDWYGDALRAASRRGHRDIVQLLLDRGADITALDEKVWYFSWMDDLY